The Bacteroidota bacterium DNA window TATTATACGGCTCTGTTTCAAAATTTCCTGCTGAGTCTCTCTTATAAATCTCCCCAACTGCGTAGGCAAGTGTGTCCGAGAGAACAGCAACATCGTAAAGTACACTGCTGTTGCCATCTCCGAGATAGAATACCTCAAAATTAAAATTGTGACTCGTTGTATCCATACTCAACACGCTTAGCTCATCGCTCGAATCAACCGAAATATTGTTTACTACTCGGTATGCTCTGTACTTGTATGTGTGTTTAGGTAACAAGCCCTCGTCTAAAATTAATGTGTCGGGCTGTGTGCATTCTGCGCTTACTATCGTAGCTTCATCTCGCGTTAGTTTGAATGTCCGGCTAACTGTTGTGTCAACAAACTTTATTTTAATGAACGCGTCAACAACTCCTACATCCTCAGCAGTCAATACTATCGGCGGAATGTAAGGCGGAACATCGGGCGGTACTACCCGCTCGCGGCAAGAAGTAAATAAAATCAAACAGCAAAACAAAAATATTATGATTAAAAGATTTAAAGATTGAATGATTAATTGATTTGGTTTCATATTATACCTCTTTTACTAATATCACACATCGCTATCCTTTTAATTGTTAATGTGCAGTTATTATTTGTTGGGTTTAACATACATCCCCTAATATTGAAAGTCAAGTGTTTTTTGTAAAAATTTTAAGAAAAAATATTTTACATCCTCCTCTCCCACTTTTCCGCAACTTGTTGATATAAAATGAGTTGTTGAAATAACAAGATATTACCTACAATAGTGCCAAATGGCACTTGCTATTTATTGAGTATATTTAGCAGTCGGATGAAAGTTATAGTACAATGTAACATATTCTTTCACAACTTTCATCGTCCTGCCTGTGATTTCTTTAATTGCCGATTCATTCATTCCCTTCTTCAACATTTTCTTCACTTGAACATAATGCATCCAAAATACAAAGCTTCGTCATCATACAACACACGAACTTCGGTCGCTTCCGAAGCCGGTTCACCTTCTAACGGATCACGCTGAATAAAATCTTTTGCGGCTTGGGTATTCGACCAAATCAATTCATCCAAAATTCCATCAACTACCGGAGGATTTGTAACACGGTAAGCATCGATTTTTTTAACATTTCCGCCTGCTAATATTTCAAGGGAACTCAATAAAAAGACTACAGCAAATATTTTATATTTCAATTTAAAATCCTAATTTGATAATAGTATTGTATTCAATAAAGACATATTGAATTAGATTATAGACAATTGGGGCATAAATTTATGGAAAATAACTTGGATTTCCAAAGAAATTGGCTGGCACGATGATTGAGCTAAAAGAAATTGAATGTATAACAACAACGAGATGATAAAATGAAAAAAATACTTTTAATAATAGGATTACTGGTTCTAATATCAGTTGAGAGCCAGTCGTCCAACCGATCGCGTGTATCATTTGGGTTTTTCTATAATTCACTTGCTCCTTACGGAGAATGGATTGAAATCGACCGTAATTTTTATGTATGGAAACCGATGAGAGTTCGATATGATTGGCGGCCATACTCGGATGGACGCTGGGCATGGACGCGACAAGGCTGGTATTGGGTTTCGTATGAACCTTACGGTTGGGCTGTGTTTCACTATGGGCGTTGGCATTACGATGATTATTATGGTTGGGTTTGGGCCCCCGGTTACGATTGGAGTCCGGCTTGGGTTGAATGGAGATACGACGACGATTACATTGGATGGGCACCATTGCCACCTTATGCAACTTTCAACATCCACATCGGGATAACATTCACAACTCATTGGGCATCGCCTGTTCATCATTGGTCGTTTGTTAGATACCGGCACTTTTGCTCTCCACGTGTGAACGACTACTATGAACCTATTGAACGATCACGACGCTTTTTTGGAGATACTCGTTACCGCTCTGATTATAGATATGAAAATGAAAGAATAACAAACACCGGAATCGATAGAGAATTTATTGAACGCAGAACCGGCGATAGAATCAGAACTGCCGAGATTACTGAAACACGCGACAGAAAAACAGATAGAATGATAAGAGAAGGTGATCGTCCTAAAATTGAAGTTTACCGTCCGAGTGAAAGAGAAATAGAGCGTAACAGACCGGAAAGAATAGAAGCACGCAAATCGGATAGAACTTCTACGCTTGATTTGGAAAAAGTTGACAGAACGATTTATCGCGAACGCTCGGAAAGACAAGAGACTGAACGTGGTTCTGAAAAACGCGACTACAGAAGCAATGAACGACCGGATGACAGACGGATTCAAGAGAGGAAAGAACCGACTGAAAGAGGACGAGAAATTTATCGTGAGGAGAGAAAAGAAAACCAGCAACAGAGTGAGCCGAGAAAACGTTCTGAAAGATACCGTGCACAACCGGAACCAGAACGGAAAACCGAAGAACGGCGACCTGAAATCCAGAGAGAGCGGCAGCCCGAAATTCAGAGAGAAGAAAGCCGACGTGAAGTTCCCGAACAGAGACGCGAAATTAAACCTGAACGGAGAGAACGCGAAATCGAGATAAAGAGAGAAGAAGTTAAACCTCGCGAATATCGCGAAGAGCCGAAAAACGAGAACAGACAAAGAAGCGACGGACAACGTGACGGCAGCAAGGAATCAAGAACCCGCGGAAGATAGCATTAATCTTTGTTGTTGTTGATAAATAAAAAAGGCAGTTGATCAACTGCCTTTTTTTATCATTCAAAACGGAAACTGATGTTCGTACCAGTGTTTTGTAACATCCATCCAGTAAAACAGCCCCCGCCATTTACCGTATTTTTCATAAAATTTTTCTATCGTTTTATCGGAGACTTTTCTTCCGTTTTTATGAATTTCAAAAAACTTTGCACGGCTCCAACTGTCGATACCCAAATAATCATACCTACCCAGGAGTTTGAGCAAATTCTGAGCTGCATAGGGACCCACCCCTTTTAGATCCAACATTTTTTTGTATAAAATATCAGTTGGCGAGGTATCGGATCTCCATGCTTCTAAATTTACCTCTCCCGAATTAACTCTTCGAGCAAGCTCAAGTAAATAAGGAGCGCGATACCCCATCTTAATTTCTCCGCGTAAAAATTTTTCATTAACATTGCAAATTGCTTCAGATGTCGGAAATGAATATGCAATAAATTTTTTACCGTCGGATGTAACGGTAGTAAATTCCTTACCCAATTTCGATATAAGGTTGTTCACCATAATTTCGGTTAGCGTCCAACTGCAATTTGTTGTGCAAATCATTTTTACAACATCTTCAAAAACTGTCGGACATCTGAGCAATCTCCCGGCTTTGAATTTATGAACCCACTTGAATCGCAAATCTCTTTTTGCTTCATTATAAAATTCAGTCAAATCCTGATCGAGCCGGAAAACTTTTGCAATTTGATCTATTAAATCGAATTTTTCGTATTGATGTAATTCGTATCCGGTTTGAAATTCAACTTTAATACTTCTCTGGGCAGGGTTACTGAGAGAACAATAAACGAGTTCGCCACTACGGGTAGTGAACAACCTTTCGAGAACCGATTTTTCTTTATCAACGACAAACGGTTTTAGAGCACACCAACCGTGACTGTAAACAGTTCGCCAAAAATCAAAATATTTTGGACTGGAAATATAGAACTCACCTGTATTTAACGATTTAACTTTCATTATCATCTAAAGTTGTTTTTGAAATTTTTGAAAGTAATTTACGGTTTGTAGAATACATATCCAAAAGTTTTATCATGTTGAGTATTGCTTCCTTCGGTTTGAGATTGTTTACCATTCGCCTTAAAGCGTAATGTTTTTCAGTATACCTGCCGAACAGCAATTCCTCGCGACGTGTCCCCGACTCCTGAATGTTAATCGCCGGAAAGATACGGTGGTTTGCCAATTCGCGGTTCAGCACAAGCTCCATATTTCCCGTGCCTTTAAATTCCTGAAAAATCAACTCGTCCATTCTCGAATTTGTATCAACGAGTATCGTTGCAATGATAGTAAGAGATCCTCTGTCTTCGAGTGCGCGTGCCGATCCAAATATTTTCTTGGGTATCTCAAGTGCACGTATATCAACACCACCCGACATTGTTCGACCGCTGCCCGGTTGAAAAGCATTAAATGCTCTCCCCATCTTCGTCAACGAATCTATCAACAGAACTACATCCTTACCGGTTTCGACTTCCCTTTTCGCATAATCTAAAACAAGCGATGCAATTCGGACGTGGCTTTCTCTGCTGCTATCGCTCGAACTTGCAAACACTTTTGCATTTACCGAGCGCCGGAAATCTGTTACTTCTTCTGGTCTTTCATCAACCAGCAGCACAATCAACGAGATATCGGGATGGTTAGTACCGACTGACTTAGCAATTTGTTTAAGCAGTATTGTTTTCCCTGCTTTGGGTGGGGCGACTATTAAAGCCCGCTGTCCTTTACCGATCGGGCAGAGCAAATCAAATATCCTTAGGGAATACTCGTTCGGTTCGGTAGTTAAAACTATTTGTTCGGAGGCATCCACCGCAGTACCTGTTTGAAATTCCTCACACTTCAGCCATTCTTCCGGCAACAAACTGTTGACTGTAAGAATTTCAGTTACTTCCAAAAATCCGTTGAACTTCTGAACTTTGCAATCCACTAAAACACCTTGCCGAAGATTAAATTGTTTTATAAGTTTGCCATTTACGTTCGGCGAGTCGTAATCTTTTTCCAGCTCAACCGATATTTTAATTAGTCTTCCGCCCGATGAGAAATGATGGTTTACGTTTTTATTACTTCTGACAATTTCAAGTATTCCGGTGAAATATTTTTCGGAAGATGATGGTGATAAAATATTCTGAGTGTTTTTAGTTTTCAAGTTTGTGTAAAATTCAATTATTAAATAAAAGAGGTCAAGCTACCCTGTGTCACACCTTCGGTAACTTACCGTTGCTTCCTTCCGGACCTGGCGGGGTTGGGCTACTTACGGTTGCACAGGACTTGACCTCTAAATTATCTAAAATTATTATGTTTTGTAATTTGCCTGTTTTTTCTGTTTGCTTTAGCTATCGTCAAGCTACCCTGTGTTACACTTTCGGTAACTTACCGCTGCTTCCCGCTTTTCCTATATGGATCAAATGAGCGGGGTTCTGAATTTTGCAATAAACTTAACATCACTTTGTTCGTTAAGTTTAGCAAAATTCGAAGTGGAGCTGATCGGGATCGAACCGACGGCCTCCTCGTTGCGAACGAGGCGCTCTCCCAGCTGAGCTACAGCCCCAAGTCCAATCAATATAAATATATACTCTTATTTTTCCAAGAAAAATGTATTTGACACAAATAAAATAAAGTTGACTAACAGTCTAAAAATGTGTATTTTTTATATGAAATTTATTGATTTTTTCACTTTTACACTGATTTTCGTATGTTTGATGAATTGACAGAACGACAAAAAGAAGTTCTAAAATATATTATCCAAAACTTTATTTTAACTGCAACCCCGGTTGGATCGAATCTTTTAGCAAAGCAGTCGGATTTAGGTTTAAGCTCCGCAAGCATCCGGAATGTTATGGCAGACCTTGAAGAGCAAGGATTTCTTTCGCACCCGCACGTGTCGGCAGGTAGAATTCCTACCGATAAAGCTTATCGCCTTTATGTTGATGGGCTGATAGAGATTAATGAAATAGGCAAACTCGAACAAGAAACTATATATCATGATTTAAAAGGTTTTTCTGATACTGATGATTTATTGAAAGAGACAGGCAAATTACTCAGCCGCATCTCGCATCAACTAAGTATCGTATCGTCGCCGCATCTGATTACCGGCAGACTGAATAGGATAGAAGTTATACAAATATCGAGTTCGAAAATTCTTGTTATTCTGACAATCGAATCACTTGTCATGAAAACAATTACAATGGAATTCATATCCGACATCCGTCAGAGTCAATTGGAAAAAATCACAAATTATTTAAACGAACGATTATCCGGTTTAACTCTTAAAGAAATACGGGATACTTTTTACGATAGAGTTAAAGATGTCGAGAATGAAGAAACAGGATTAATCCGCTTGTTCCTCGGAAACACCGATAAATTATTCAGCGATTTTTCATCAAAAGAACGAGTGCATATAAGTGGAGCAAAAAATATTTTAGCTCAACCTGAATTCGAATCCCCCGAAAAAGTTCGCAGTATTATCGAACTTATCGATAACGAAGATATTATCATCCACATAATAGATAGATACGAAGAAAAAGTGAGTGCTGATGGAATTACTATTTTAATCGGTTCAGAAAATGATATCGAAAAACTTCAAAATTACAGCATGATTATTTCTTCCTACAAAATCGGAGAAACTAAAGGAACAATTGGCATCATTGGCCCGAAGAGAATGGAATATCAGCGACTCATTCCTCTCGTAGGATGCATTACCGAATTCGTATCATCTAAAAATTAATATAAACAGAAAGGATTTTTACAACTACCAAATGGCAGATAACGACAATATTCAAGATATAGAAGTTAATGAAATACAATTATTGAACGATCGTATTGTTGAGTTACAAAAAGCAACCGACAATCTAAAAGATCAACTTTTAAGAAAGGCAGCTGAATTCGATAATTACAAAAAGCGAATTGAAAACGACCTCTACAACATTACAAGATTCGCGAACGAAAACCTCATCGAAAAGCTGCTTGTAGTTTTAGACGATTTCGAAAGATTCCTACAGCACGCGCAGGAAGAAAATACTGATTCGCCGAACGATCCATTTTTTCAGGGTATCGACCTTATTTATAACAAGATGCTGAAAATTCTTGAACAACAAGGTTTAGCTAAAATGAACACTACCGGGCAACCTTTCGATGTAAATATACATGATGCTTTAATGGTTATGCCTAACACCGATTCCACTACTCCTCCTAACATTGTGATCAAAGAAGTTGAAAGCGGATACACATTACACGACAAAGTGTTACGTCATGCAAAAGTCATTGTCTCCGGTGAAATAAGCGAGCAAGAAGGCGGGGCTGATTAATTATGGCGAAACGCGATTATTACGAAATTCTCGGAGTTTCAAAAAACGCTTCACAGGATGATATAAAAAAATCATATCGAAAAATTGCTATGCAATATCATCCCGATCGAAATCCTAATAATAAACAAGCCGAAGAGAAGTTTAAAGAAGCTGCCGAAGCATACGAAGTATTGAGTGATGCCGACAAGCGACAGCGGTACGACAGGTTTGGTCATGAAGGGCTGCGTGCCGGACAAGATTTTCATGGTTATACAGACATTCATGATATATTTTCATCGTTCGGCGATATTTTCGGAAGCGCCTTTGGTGGAAGTATTTTTGAAGATGCGTTTGGCGGTCGAGGTTCTAGGCAAAGAAGGCAGCAGCAGACCGGTGTCCCGGGAGCCGACTTAAAAGTCCATTTGAAACTTACCCTCGAAGAAATTTCAACCGGTGTCGAGAAAAAGCTAAAGATAAAAGCATACAAAACTTGTGAACTCTGCGGCGGAAGCGGAGCCCGATCGAATGCCTCGCGTGCTACATGTCCCTCATGTAACGGAAGCGGCGAGATACGTCAGGTGTCGCGGTCAGTATTCGGACAATTTGTA harbors:
- the rho gene encoding transcription termination factor Rho — translated: MKTKNTQNILSPSSSEKYFTGILEIVRSNKNVNHHFSSGGRLIKISVELEKDYDSPNVNGKLIKQFNLRQGVLVDCKVQKFNGFLEVTEILTVNSLLPEEWLKCEEFQTGTAVDASEQIVLTTEPNEYSLRIFDLLCPIGKGQRALIVAPPKAGKTILLKQIAKSVGTNHPDISLIVLLVDERPEEVTDFRRSVNAKVFASSSDSSRESHVRIASLVLDYAKREVETGKDVVLLIDSLTKMGRAFNAFQPGSGRTMSGGVDIRALEIPKKIFGSARALEDRGSLTIIATILVDTNSRMDELIFQEFKGTGNMELVLNRELANHRIFPAINIQESGTRREELLFGRYTEKHYALRRMVNNLKPKEAILNMIKLLDMYSTNRKLLSKISKTTLDDNES
- the hrcA gene encoding heat-inducible transcriptional repressor HrcA, with the translated sequence MFDELTERQKEVLKYIIQNFILTATPVGSNLLAKQSDLGLSSASIRNVMADLEEQGFLSHPHVSAGRIPTDKAYRLYVDGLIEINEIGKLEQETIYHDLKGFSDTDDLLKETGKLLSRISHQLSIVSSPHLITGRLNRIEVIQISSSKILVILTIESLVMKTITMEFISDIRQSQLEKITNYLNERLSGLTLKEIRDTFYDRVKDVENEETGLIRLFLGNTDKLFSDFSSKERVHISGAKNILAQPEFESPEKVRSIIELIDNEDIIIHIIDRYEEKVSADGITILIGSENDIEKLQNYSMIISSYKIGETKGTIGIIGPKRMEYQRLIPLVGCITEFVSSKN
- a CDS encoding nucleotide exchange factor GrpE, which gives rise to MADNDNIQDIEVNEIQLLNDRIVELQKATDNLKDQLLRKAAEFDNYKKRIENDLYNITRFANENLIEKLLVVLDDFERFLQHAQEENTDSPNDPFFQGIDLIYNKMLKILEQQGLAKMNTTGQPFDVNIHDALMVMPNTDSTTPPNIVIKEVESGYTLHDKVLRHAKVIVSGEISEQEGGAD